A region from the Lycium barbarum isolate Lr01 chromosome 8, ASM1917538v2, whole genome shotgun sequence genome encodes:
- the LOC132605227 gene encoding probable carboxylesterase 12, with the protein MVSIPANEIAHDFSPFFRVYKDGRVERFHNYVYVSPSDNPNTGVKSKDINNNSARLYLPKITENNQKFPLLIYIHGGFSIESAFSTGHDKYLHSIVSKANVVAISVDYRLAPEHTLPTCYDDSWAVIKWTALHVKVCDHLNILPEEFIKEPWIKDHVDFSRVFLAGDSAGAIIVHDMLVRASASEKPLGDGFRIVGMALIHPFFGDDERDEYCLFIFPECKGLDDPRLNPAAHLRLLSNFVCLKIMVFAAEKDFLRDRSLTYYDALKKSGWKGEVEIMETQGEDHVFHLLEPTCEKAGLLMKKLVDFFNEKI; encoded by the exons ATGGTTTCAATCCCAGCAAATGAAATAGCTCATGATTTTTCTCCCTTCTTTCGTGTATACAAAGATGGCAGAGTCGAAAGATTTCATAATTATGTCTATGTCTCACCCTCAGATAATCCCAATACTGGTGTGAAATCCAAGGATATAAACAACAATTCAGCCCGCCTTTATCTTCCCAAAATAACCGAAAACAATCAGAAGTTTCCCCTCCTTATATACATCCATGGTGGATTTTCTATTGAATCAGCTTTTTCAACGGGGCACGACAAGTACCTACACTCTATAGTTTCTAAGGCCAACGTAGTTGCCATATCCGTTGATTATAGATTAGCCCCAGAACAC ACATTACCCACGTGCTATGATGATTCTTGGGCTGTCATTAAATGGACTGCTTTACACGTTaaagtgtgtgaccatctcaaCATATTACCAGAAGAATTTATTAAGGAGCCGTGGATTAAGGACCACGTTGATTTTTCGCGTGTTTTCTTGGCTGGTGACAGTGCGGGTGCAATTATTGTACATGACATGTTGGTTAGGGCAAGTGCTAGTGAAAAGCCATTAGGGGATGGTTTTCGGATTGTTGGAATGGCATTAATCCATCCCTTTTTTGGTGACGATGAACGTGATGAGTATTGTTTGTTTATTTTTCCGGAATGTAAAGGACTTGATGATCCGAGATTAAATCCAGCAGCTCATCTTAGGTTATTGTCCAATTTTGTTTGTCTCAAAATTATGGTTTTTGCTGCAGAGAAAGATTTCCTGAGAGATAGGAGTTTGACTTATTATGACGCACTTAAGAAGAGTGGATGGAAAGGTGAGGTGGAGATTATGGAGACACAAGGGGAAGATCATGTCTTCCATTTGCTTGAACCAACTTGTGAGAAGGCTGGCCTATTGATGAAAAAGCTAGTTGACTTCTTCAATGAGAAGATTTGA